A window from Argopecten irradians isolate NY chromosome 3, Ai_NY, whole genome shotgun sequence encodes these proteins:
- the LOC138318449 gene encoding retinol dehydrogenase 13-like, with protein MAGELLETNKKLITYVGALRSSILGFILLRWYVAGGVCVSKKRLDGKTVIITGCNTGIGLETAKELSARGARIILACRDLDNAHKASEIVKKFSGNSDVSVERLDLASLDSVRKIAEKVKNDEAKIDILINNAGVMMCPKWQSEDGYEMQFAVNHLGHFFLTTLLLDRIKEYAPSRIVNVSSVAHNCKPHTRVT; from the exons ATGGCTGGAGAGCTTTTGGAAACCAACAAGAAACTGATAACCTATGTTGGGGCGTTAA GGTCGTCGATCCTTGGCTTCATCCTATTGAGATGGTACGTGGCGGGCGGTGTGTGTGTCTCTAAGAAACGTCTAGATGGGAAGACTGTCATCATTACTGGCTGTAACACTGGTATAGGTCTGGAGACGGCCAAGGAATTATCCGCTAGGG GTGCCCGAATCATTTTGGCGTGTCGTGATTTGGATAACGCACACAAAGCATCGGAAATAGTGAAAAAGTTCTCAGGAAACTCTGACGTCAGTGTAGAGCGACTAGATCTGGCTTCACTGGATTCTGTGAGGAAAATCGCAGAAAAGGTCAAAAATGATGAAGCTAAAattgacatcctaattaataatGCTG GTGTGATGATGTGCCCTAAGTGGCAGTCTGAGGATGGATACGAGATGCAGTTTGCTGTGAACCATCTCGGTCATTTCTTCCTGACAACACTATTGCTAGACCGGATAAAGGAATATGCTCCGTCCAGGATCGTCAATGTGTCATCTGTTGCTCACAACTGTAAACCACACACACGAGTTacttaa
- the LOC138318446 gene encoding retinol dehydrogenase 12-like, translating to MESPIIEMAGELLETNKKLITYIVALGSSIFGFILLRWYVAGGVCVSKKRLDGKTVIITGCNTGIGLETAKELSARGARIIMACRDLDKADKASEIVKKFSGNSDVSVERLDLASLDSVRKFAEKVNEEEAKIDILINNAGVMMCPKWQSEDGYEMQFAVNHLGHFFLTTLLLNRIKESAPSRIVNVSSIAHNYGQINFEDINNDKKYSPMYAYGQSKLANILFTKELARRLQGTGVTTNCLHPGAINTELIRHVEGWFHPFIFKCIQPLIIFLKTPLQGAQTTLHCVLDERLDTVSGKYFSDCAEKQPTRAAMNMEDAKRLWELSEEMVTKATK from the exons ATGGAATCTCCAATTATCGAAATGGCTGGAGAGCTTTTGGAAACCAACAAGAAACTGATAACCTATATTGTTGCATTAG GGTCGTCGATCTTTGGCTTCATCCTATTGAGATGGTACGTGGCGGGCGGTGTGTGTGTCTCTAAGAAACGTCTAGATGGGAAGACTGTCATTATTACTGGCTGTAACACTGGTATTGGTCTGGAGACGGCCAAGGAATTATCCGCTAGGG GTGCCCGGATTATTATGGCGTGTCGTGATTTGGATAAAGCAGATAAAGCATCGGAAATAGTGAAAAAATTCTCGGGAAACTCTGACGTCAGTGTAGAGCGACTAGACCTCGCTTCACTGGATTCTGTGAGGAAATTCGCAGAGAAGGTCAACGAGGAGGAAGCCAAAATTGACATCTTAATCAATAATGCTG GTGTGATGATGTGCCCTAAGTGGCAGTCTGAGGATGGATACGAGATGCAGTTTGCTGTGAACCATCTCGGTCATTTCTTTCTGACAACACTATTGTTAAATCGGATAAAGGAATCTGCTCCGTCCAGGATCGTCAATGTGTCATCTATTGCTCACAACT ATGGACAAATTAATTTTGAGGACATAAATAACGACAAAAAATACTCCCCGATGTATGCGTACGGCCAGAGTAAGCTTGCAAATATACTGTTTACCAAGGAACTGGCTAGACGTCTACAAG GTACAGGTGTGACAACAAACTGTCTCCACCCCGGGGCAATCAATACTGAGTTAATAAGACACGTCGAGGGATGGTTCCAtccatttattttcaaatgcatCCAACCTCTCATTATCTTCCTTAAAACTCCACTACAAGGAGCTCAGACAACTCTACACTGTGTTCTAGATGAACGACTCGACACCGTCTCTGGAAAATACTTCAG TGACTGTGCAGAAAAACAACCAACCAGAGCAGCGATGAATATGGAGGACGCGAAACGACTGTGGGAGCTCTCAGAAGAAATGGTGACGAAAGCAACGAAATGA